Proteins encoded by one window of Planktothrix tepida PCC 9214:
- a CDS encoding NAD(P)/FAD-dependent oxidoreductase, giving the protein MSSLHPVKVIVIGGGAAGFFGAITCATHHPHTQVILLEAGQQPLAKVRISGGGRCNVTHACFEPTQFVQNYPRGSKALRGAFSRFQAKNTVEWFTDHGVQLKTEFDGRMFPTTDDSATIVNCLMRVAEQAGVRIKTQVPVAAISYDQSNTYPFKIQLKTGEILESDRILLATGNNPSGYRFAKALGHTIIPPVPSLFTFNIKDQRLQDLAGVSVSSVRVRLPQAKLEQTGPLLITHWGLSGPAILKLSAWGARVLYDCGYKSPLQINWLPQEHPEQLKEHLLALKSEFPKRLIAANCPFDLPRRLWKQLVNYIGIDEEKRWSEISNKSLNQLIQELTQGSYNIIGKGVFKEEFVTCGGVNLKEVDFKTMESRCCPGLYLAGEVLDIDGITGGFNFQSAWTTGWLAGQSIGKLKDI; this is encoded by the coding sequence TTGTCTAGTTTACATCCGGTAAAAGTGATTGTAATTGGTGGCGGTGCGGCTGGTTTTTTTGGTGCCATTACTTGTGCAACTCACCACCCCCATACTCAAGTCATTTTGCTAGAAGCCGGACAGCAACCCCTTGCCAAAGTTAGAATTTCTGGAGGGGGGCGCTGTAATGTCACCCATGCTTGTTTTGAACCGACTCAATTTGTTCAGAATTACCCCAGAGGAAGTAAAGCATTACGGGGGGCTTTTAGTCGATTTCAAGCTAAAAATACTGTTGAATGGTTTACTGATCATGGGGTGCAATTAAAAACAGAATTTGATGGACGAATGTTCCCGACAACGGATGATTCTGCGACGATTGTTAACTGTTTAATGCGGGTTGCTGAACAGGCAGGCGTTAGGATTAAAACTCAAGTTCCTGTTGCTGCTATTTCTTATGATCAGTCTAACACTTATCCCTTTAAAATTCAACTAAAAACAGGAGAAATTTTAGAAAGTGATCGCATCTTATTGGCAACAGGAAATAATCCCTCTGGTTATCGCTTTGCTAAAGCTTTAGGGCATACAATTATTCCTCCCGTTCCTTCTTTATTTACCTTTAATATTAAAGATCAAAGGCTGCAAGATTTAGCTGGAGTTTCAGTTAGTTCAGTGCGGGTTAGATTACCTCAAGCGAAACTAGAACAAACGGGGCCGTTATTAATTACCCACTGGGGATTAAGTGGGCCAGCAATCTTAAAATTATCGGCTTGGGGGGCAAGGGTTTTATATGATTGTGGTTATAAATCCCCGCTACAGATTAATTGGCTACCCCAGGAACATCCCGAACAGTTAAAAGAACACTTATTAGCCCTAAAATCTGAATTTCCTAAACGATTAATTGCTGCTAATTGTCCCTTTGATTTACCCCGTCGGTTGTGGAAACAATTAGTTAATTATATTGGTATTGATGAAGAGAAACGTTGGTCTGAAATTTCTAATAAATCTCTCAATCAACTGATTCAAGAGTTAACCCAAGGCAGTTATAATATTATAGGAAAAGGTGTGTTTAAAGAAGAATTTGTTACCTGTGGCGGTGTAAACTTAAAAGAAGTTGACTTTAAAACGATGGAAAGTCGTTGTTGTCCAGGGTTATATTTAGCTGGAGAAGTGTTAGATATTGATGGAATTACCGGAGGATTTAACTTTCAAAGTGCTTGGACAACCGGATGGTTAGCTGGACAATCTATAGGCAAATTAAAGGACATTTAA
- the rd gene encoding rubredoxin, whose translation MKKYVCTVCGYTYDPGYGDPDGGIDPDTPFEEIPEDWICPLCQAEKKDFEVIEE comes from the coding sequence ATGAAAAAGTACGTTTGTACAGTCTGTGGCTATACCTACGATCCCGGATACGGTGATCCAGATGGCGGTATTGATCCAGATACACCCTTTGAAGAGATCCCCGAAGATTGGATTTGTCCGCTTTGCCAAGCTGAAAAAAAAGATTTTGAAGTAATAGAAGAATAG
- a CDS encoding polysaccharide deacetylase family protein: protein MKHPFHFKLQLAPFFPYLHPLLTPTFPRCLWTGDLSQPEICLTFDDGPHPDYTLALLKVLDSYQIPASFFWLGQSVERYPEIAQAVYQRGHWIGLHGYQHQSFPFLTEIELKNSLEKTQDAILKACGLEPKFVLDVRPPNGLFLPQTLTLLTSWGYRPVMWSVVPEDWVHPGVDVVTHRVIKQTRNGSIIVLHDGDHGGKDVAKTAEKIIPKLLEQNYRFVTIPKFWQSAKPVI, encoded by the coding sequence ATGAAACATCCTTTCCATTTTAAACTACAATTGGCTCCCTTTTTTCCCTATTTACATCCGCTTTTAACCCCAACTTTTCCCCGTTGTTTATGGACGGGGGATTTATCTCAACCTGAAATTTGTTTAACCTTTGATGATGGCCCCCATCCAGACTATACTTTAGCATTATTAAAAGTTTTAGATTCCTATCAGATTCCAGCCAGCTTTTTTTGGTTAGGACAATCGGTAGAACGCTATCCTGAAATTGCCCAAGCCGTCTATCAGCGAGGTCATTGGATTGGATTACATGGTTATCAACATCAATCCTTCCCTTTTTTAACAGAAATAGAATTAAAAAATAGCTTAGAAAAAACCCAAGATGCTATTTTAAAAGCCTGTGGTCTGGAGCCTAAATTTGTCTTAGATGTCCGTCCTCCCAACGGATTATTTTTACCGCAAACGTTAACGTTATTAACAAGCTGGGGATATCGTCCCGTGATGTGGAGTGTTGTACCGGAAGATTGGGTGCATCCTGGGGTTGATGTGGTGACTCATCGCGTGATCAAACAAACCCGAAATGGTTCAATTATTGTCCTCCATGATGGGGATCATGGGGGAAAAGATGTCGCAAAAACGGCTGAAAAAATTATTCCTAAATTGTTAGAACAAAACTATAGATTTGTAACAATTCCTAAATTTTGGCAGTCCGCAAAACCAGTGATATGA
- a CDS encoding Calx-beta domain-containing protein: protein MVLKPETDPTTGQLRLVGDNTPEDVRFFPGELAVFPLGAFLLGGDDTVRGSSDPERIYGNLDNDILFGEGGNDTLFGGQGNDKILGNLGNDLLFGEDGNDQFVGFVNPDNPSQLAGVEGDDTIYAGSGNDQIRENEGKDLIFGGQGDDELRSGIENDIVEGNDGNDFIGPGDGDDTVSGGNGNDQVRGDAGNDLVKGNTGDDQLSGGTENDTLFGGQGNDQLTGDGGDDRLSGDEGIDTLMGGDGKDIFVIDSSQLGSNPESSEIIVDYKPGEDIIFLTGDLGFENLTPKPDPRTENSTILEAKSGGIVAVLQGIKPDQINRSNFIIPGVVEFSSDEFAVNENGTAINPVTVVRNSGNDGEISVTVVPVRTPLTPPDNQINTNPVVVKFGNGDNTPKIVTIPIVNNNVPNYAANVRLTLENPTNFAQLGTPNQALLNIIDDEIPPASVGTLINPIPETSAEFGFALSRVSNNFAVVGAPGQTNNQGIAYLFDLTTQQPTLTFRNPSPSAGNSFFGESVTTILGDNVIIGAPQDNSLAPNSGAVYAFSTTTGTPYLVLNNPTPDVFDLFGYSVAIIGNNIIVGAPNDSTLVPGGGTVYLLDGNTGQLLQTFFNPNPQPNDFFGASVAAVGGDRILIGAPASLTPGGGQQPGEAYIFDSVTGQLLQTFRNPNPGLDNFGYSVAWSGIGRDILIGAPGDDSGGINTGTAFLLDGITGAILQTYKAPKIEDNNQFGQALSLIGNDVLIGSPGYGLANLGGTFRYELRTGNLLQTYLSPVTDNSDTDLNFGASVTSVGNLILVGVPGLDTTLASVGAVYQFV from the coding sequence ATGGTGCTAAAACCTGAAACCGATCCCACCACAGGTCAACTTCGCTTAGTCGGAGATAATACCCCCGAAGATGTGAGATTCTTCCCTGGAGAATTAGCAGTATTTCCATTAGGTGCTTTTTTATTAGGAGGAGATGATACGGTTCGAGGGTCATCTGATCCTGAACGAATTTATGGCAATTTAGATAATGATATCCTGTTTGGGGAAGGGGGAAATGATACCCTTTTTGGGGGGCAAGGAAACGATAAAATTTTAGGAAATCTTGGCAATGATCTCCTATTTGGAGAAGATGGAAATGATCAATTTGTTGGGTTTGTAAATCCAGATAACCCTTCTCAATTAGCAGGTGTTGAAGGAGATGATACCATTTATGCGGGGTCAGGGAATGATCAAATTCGAGAGAATGAAGGCAAGGATTTAATATTCGGAGGTCAAGGCGATGATGAATTAAGATCGGGGATAGAAAATGATATTGTTGAAGGCAATGACGGTAATGATTTTATCGGCCCAGGAGATGGGGATGATACCGTTTCTGGAGGGAATGGAAATGATCAGGTTCGAGGGGATGCGGGAAATGATTTAGTCAAAGGAAATACCGGAGATGATCAGCTATCGGGGGGAACAGAAAATGATACTTTATTTGGGGGTCAAGGGAATGATCAATTGACCGGAGATGGGGGAGATGATCGTTTATCAGGAGATGAAGGAATTGATACTTTAATGGGTGGAGATGGCAAAGATATTTTTGTTATAGATAGTAGTCAATTAGGCAGTAACCCGGAATCATCGGAAATAATTGTAGATTATAAACCCGGAGAAGATATTATTTTTTTAACGGGGGATTTGGGATTTGAAAATTTAACCCCTAAACCCGACCCTAGAACTGAAAATAGCACTATTTTAGAAGCTAAATCGGGAGGAATTGTTGCTGTATTACAAGGGATTAAACCCGATCAAATTAATCGATCTAACTTTATTATTCCTGGAGTTGTAGAATTTAGTTCAGATGAATTTGCGGTTAATGAAAATGGGACAGCGATCAATCCCGTTACTGTTGTTAGAAATAGCGGAAATGATGGGGAAATTAGCGTCACCGTTGTTCCGGTTCGTACCCCCTTAACGCCCCCTGATAATCAAATTAATACAAATCCTGTTGTTGTGAAGTTTGGGAATGGAGATAATACTCCTAAAATTGTTACTATTCCCATTGTTAATAATAATGTTCCTAATTATGCAGCCAATGTTCGTTTAACATTAGAAAATCCCACAAATTTTGCTCAACTCGGAACCCCCAATCAAGCTCTTTTAAACATTATTGATGATGAAATTCCCCCTGCTTCTGTAGGAACTTTAATCAATCCAATTCCTGAAACCTCTGCTGAATTTGGTTTTGCTTTATCCAGAGTTAGTAATAATTTTGCGGTAGTCGGTGCACCGGGTCAAACTAACAATCAAGGAATTGCTTATTTATTTGATCTGACTACTCAACAACCCACATTAACCTTTCGTAACCCTTCCCCCAGCGCTGGGAATTCATTTTTTGGTGAATCCGTTACTACAATTTTAGGTGATAATGTTATTATTGGTGCGCCTCAAGATAATAGTTTAGCACCCAATTCAGGGGCAGTTTATGCCTTTAGTACCACCACAGGAACGCCCTATTTAGTCCTCAATAATCCTACCCCAGATGTCTTTGATTTATTTGGCTATTCCGTTGCTATTATCGGTAATAATATTATAGTCGGTGCGCCCAATGATTCCACATTAGTCCCCGGAGGAGGGACAGTTTATTTATTGGATGGAAATACAGGTCAATTATTACAAACTTTTTTCAATCCCAACCCTCAACCGAATGACTTTTTTGGAGCTTCTGTTGCTGCGGTGGGTGGAGATAGAATATTAATTGGTGCACCTGCTAGTTTAACACCAGGAGGAGGTCAGCAACCCGGTGAAGCTTATATTTTTGATAGTGTTACCGGACAACTTTTACAAACCTTTAGAAATCCTAATCCAGGGTTAGATAATTTTGGTTATTCCGTCGCTTGGTCGGGAATTGGTCGAGATATTTTAATCGGTGCGCCTGGAGATGATTCAGGAGGAATCAATACCGGAACAGCGTTTTTATTGGATGGTATTACCGGAGCGATTTTACAAACCTATAAAGCTCCTAAAATCGAGGATAATAATCAATTTGGTCAAGCCTTATCCTTAATCGGAAATGATGTTTTAATCGGTTCCCCAGGTTATGGATTAGCGAATTTAGGAGGAACATTCCGCTATGAATTAAGAACCGGAAATTTACTTCAAACTTATTTAAGTCCCGTTACGGATAATTCCGATACAGACTTGAATTTTGGAGCATCTGTCACCAGTGTTGGTAATCTTATATTGGTAGGTGTTCCGGGTTTGGATACAACCTTGGCGAGTGTCGGTGCTGTTTATCAATTTGTTTAA
- a CDS encoding S-layer homology domain-containing protein: MNRKFYLPQLKLFIVVLLGVILTHKSLPLVYPVLAQNPKTFEDIKGHWAQNCIEELAQKNIVKGYYEDDTFRPDEPVNRAEFAAIISQAFPKIPKIEKAIDFVDVPTDYWAYKAIQDVNQRGFMSGYLGSVFNPLLNIPRVQALVALVNGLDYKPSQVSSQQLTKIFEDGSDIPEYAKKAIATATENWLVVNYPNVRRLNPNKPATRAEVATFVCQAISADQKQALVPTQYIARVAISEPSQAQSEPKPKPSTPAVTMQPQTTPPIESRPESYPEIKDLKVQKTAKLGDIKAELLADSDTTIQLMQIKITRKGDLVSEDVVTMATLAAPGVKTVKTGRVLDFKVLDLDNDKEPEILVDLLIDEDNNRKSYSSVIYRYSPIKKEYRDVQQKWGLTSYRLNTENLETPILIHYDQRFSQQFQAYTPELLPLQIFRYQFGEFQDVTQQYKEFIKEHNAILLQEINKRRRLKQDLKAVVAAYLAQQYLLGDVNAGWKTIEELYQNPDRNQFFPQLRQWLKKTGYTEGSS; the protein is encoded by the coding sequence ATGAACAGAAAATTTTACCTTCCCCAGCTTAAATTATTTATTGTTGTTCTTTTAGGAGTCATCTTAACTCATAAATCTTTACCCTTAGTTTATCCTGTTTTAGCCCAAAATCCTAAAACCTTTGAGGATATAAAAGGTCATTGGGCGCAAAACTGTATTGAAGAATTAGCTCAAAAAAATATTGTTAAAGGCTATTATGAAGATGATACTTTTCGTCCCGATGAACCCGTAAATCGAGCCGAATTTGCAGCGATTATCAGTCAAGCTTTTCCTAAAATTCCTAAAATTGAAAAAGCTATCGATTTTGTGGATGTTCCTACGGATTATTGGGCTTATAAAGCCATCCAAGATGTTAATCAAAGAGGGTTTATGTCAGGATATTTAGGAAGTGTTTTTAATCCTTTATTAAATATCCCTAGAGTGCAAGCCTTAGTTGCTTTAGTCAATGGTTTAGATTATAAACCGAGTCAAGTTTCCTCTCAACAATTAACCAAAATATTTGAGGATGGGTCAGATATTCCTGAATATGCAAAAAAAGCGATCGCAACAGCAACAGAAAATTGGTTAGTCGTTAATTATCCCAATGTTCGACGATTAAACCCCAATAAACCTGCGACTCGTGCTGAAGTTGCGACTTTCGTTTGTCAAGCCATTTCCGCAGATCAAAAACAAGCTTTAGTTCCCACTCAATATATTGCTAGAGTAGCAATTTCTGAACCTTCCCAAGCCCAGTCAGAACCCAAACCCAAACCATCAACCCCTGCGGTTACAATGCAACCCCAAACAACCCCTCCCATTGAATCCAGACCGGAATCCTATCCCGAAATTAAGGATTTAAAGGTACAAAAAACTGCAAAATTAGGGGATATTAAAGCTGAATTATTAGCAGATTCCGATACTACAATTCAGTTAATGCAAATTAAAATTACTAGAAAAGGAGATTTAGTCTCTGAAGATGTTGTGACAATGGCAACTTTAGCAGCACCAGGGGTTAAAACCGTTAAAACCGGGAGAGTCCTTGATTTTAAAGTGTTAGATTTAGATAACGATAAAGAACCTGAAATTTTAGTAGATTTATTAATTGATGAGGATAACAATCGTAAAAGTTACTCTTCGGTTATTTATCGATATAGCCCCATAAAAAAAGAATATAGAGATGTGCAACAAAAATGGGGTTTAACGTCCTATCGACTGAATACAGAGAACCTAGAAACCCCGATTTTGATTCATTATGATCAACGATTTAGCCAACAATTTCAAGCTTATACTCCAGAACTACTCCCGTTACAGATTTTTCGATATCAGTTTGGAGAATTTCAAGATGTAACTCAACAATATAAGGAGTTTATCAAAGAACATAATGCTATTTTATTGCAAGAAATCAATAAACGTCGTCGTCTGAAACAAGATTTAAAAGCAGTGGTAGCCGCTTATTTAGCCCAACAGTATTTATTAGGCGACGTCAATGCAGGTTGGAAA